The following proteins are encoded in a genomic region of Cataglyphis hispanica isolate Lineage 1 chromosome 9, ULB_Chis1_1.0, whole genome shotgun sequence:
- the LOC126851986 gene encoding uncharacterized protein LOC126851986, giving the protein MGKIYERRLEQPTPTISLGQAMLDKLRENNDDVLLIDGHNGNRLTAKELLERSVKFANFLQKYGIKIGDRISIVSENRIDYLIPVCATFYIGAILAPYNPAYTEYEFQHILNIAKPRIILVSRRSERLIAKIVPNLSWKIELIALDDQPFTTNIRTLTNILNNEQTVDFLRYKATDIGDNSQHPSVILCSSGTTGLPKGVTLSHKNLLAFISKIRQPEYMDIRRRDRFLMMLPFFHGYAISTMLLSIYSDCTAIVMTAFEPKLFLDLMQEHKVTHLPLVPPILTFLAKHPLVDKYDFRSVRELICGAAPLPKDVAAAVKARLGIKYIRNGYGMTELSIVSNLSAREDEDNSFENLATGVSLPGFLSKVVDLETQETLDVGQVGEICYMGEQLMMGYWNNPEATRQTIDHDGWLHTGDVGYFDDKGRLRVVDRIKELIKYKGYQVSPTEIETVLLSHPAVKDAAVTARPDERSGEIPMAFVVRQPGVTITAQDIQDFVKQKLSPQKWLYGGVQFVDAIPKNPSGKILRRELRAMIAKL; this is encoded by the exons ATGGGGAAAATATATGAGCGTCGATTGGAACAACCAACGCCAACCATATCTCTTGGACAAGCCATGCTAGATAAACTGCGCGAAAACAACGATGATGTTTTGCTA ATAGACGGACACAATGGTAACCGACTGACAGCCAAGGAACTGCTGGAGAGAAGCGTAAAATTCgcgaattttttacaaaaatatgggATAAAAATTGGGGACAGAATTTCCATCGTGTCTGAAAATCGAATAGATTATTTGATACCAGTTTGCGCGACTTTTTACATCGGTGCTATATTAGCACCGTACAATCCTGCGTATACGGAAT ATGAATTCCAACACATATTAAACATCGCGAAACCACGTATTATTTTGGTTTCCCGGCGCAGCGAACGTCTCATTGCTAAAATTGTCCCAAATTTATCCTGGAAGATAGAATTAATAGCGCTAGATGATCAGCCGTTCACAACAAATATCCGTACGTTgacgaatattttaaataatgaacaaaCCGTAGATTTTCTGAGATACAAAGCAACAGATATCGGTGATAACAGCCAGCATCCATCGGTTATTCTTTGTTCGAGTGGAACTACAGGATTGCCGAAAGGAGTGACTTTGTctcataaaaatctattagcgtttatatcaaaaataag ACAGCCTGAGTACATGGATATTAGGCGACGCGACAGATTCCTGATGATGCTACCGTTCTTTCACGGTTACGCGATAAGCACGATGCTGCTCTCGATATATTCAGACTGTACCGCAATCGTGATGACCGCCTTCGAGCCGAAACTCTTCCTGGACCTGATGCAGGAGCACAAAGTCACCCATCTGCCGCTGGTACCGCCGATCCTGACATTCCTGGCGAAGCACCCGCTGGTGGATAAGTACGACTTTCGCAGCGTGAGAGAACTCATCTGCGGAGCGGCGCCGCTTCCGAAGGAC gtCGCAGCCGCTGTGAAAGCTCGCCTCGGCATAAAATACATTCGCAACGGCTATGGCATGACGGAGTTGTCGATAGTAAGCAATTTGAGCGCACGCGAAGATGAGGATAATTCGTTCGAAAATCTGGCAACTGGAGTATCCTTGCCCGGTTTCCTTAGCAAAGTGGTCGATCTTGAGACACAAGAGACGCTAGACGTTGGTCAGGTAGGCGAGATCTGTTACATGGGAGAGCAATTGATGATGGGTTACTGGAACAATCCAGAGGCCACCAGACAGACCATCGACCATGACGGATGGCTGCACACCGGTGACGTCGGCTACTTCGACGACAAGGGCAGGCTACGCGTGGTCGATCGTATCAAAGAGCTGATCAAGTACAAAGGCTATCAGGTCTCGCCGACGGAGATAGAGACGGTTCTACTGTCGCATCCCGCGGTGAAGGACGCCGCGGTCACAGCAAGACCCGATGAACGCAGTGGTGAGATTCCTATGGCTTTCGTAGTAAGGCAACCGGGAGTCACGATTACTGCCCAGGATATCCAGGATTTTGTCAAAC AGAAACTGTCGCCGCAAAAATGGTTGTATGGCGGGGTGCAATTTGTCGATGCCATACCCAAGAATCCTTCCGGCAAGATCCTACGCCGCGAGCTTCGAGCAATGATTGCTAAACTATAA